A stretch of the Hyalangium minutum genome encodes the following:
- a CDS encoding DUF2381 family protein, with protein sequence MSLWPVRAVLVLVLLWGWPSQAQPRSEEPPQSPRQLELPPLRGVAAVNVAPGMPTTLLFNAPLDRSAVERAAHELGLARVAVAEDTLTVVPAMGAQAGTRLRLPVRFAEGSTQEGEVVVFVVDPLNAEAHVEVTRRMRTVPALEEALAAERARSASQAAELAARDVQVAELHAAQGDLAGLIEAGTLGPEGISVQQVQTDGWYLAPGFRAGTAQLYVTAGRRALVAELHLLAGERPWAPAGATLQPVSAGTLERWNARVVRLLGTDVITPGGRALLVVEFEVPVGGLAQEYRMTVREQEGLRAFVLRVRESPPGRRGEARGGRP encoded by the coding sequence GTGTCTCTGTGGCCCGTCCGCGCCGTGCTGGTGCTCGTCCTGCTGTGGGGGTGGCCTTCACAGGCGCAACCCCGCTCCGAAGAACCTCCGCAGTCCCCGCGGCAGCTGGAGCTTCCGCCGCTTCGGGGCGTTGCCGCTGTGAATGTGGCACCGGGCATGCCCACGACGCTCCTGTTCAACGCGCCGCTGGACCGGAGCGCGGTGGAGCGCGCGGCCCATGAGCTGGGCCTGGCCCGGGTGGCCGTGGCGGAGGACACGCTGACGGTGGTGCCCGCTATGGGGGCGCAGGCAGGCACACGGCTGCGGCTGCCGGTGCGGTTCGCGGAAGGCTCCACGCAGGAGGGCGAGGTCGTGGTGTTCGTCGTGGATCCGCTGAACGCGGAGGCGCACGTGGAGGTGACGCGTCGCATGCGCACCGTCCCCGCCCTGGAAGAGGCGCTGGCCGCCGAGCGTGCGCGGTCCGCCTCGCAGGCGGCGGAGCTGGCCGCCAGGGACGTGCAGGTGGCGGAGTTGCACGCCGCCCAGGGAGATCTGGCGGGGCTGATCGAGGCTGGCACTCTGGGGCCGGAAGGCATCTCCGTCCAGCAAGTGCAGACTGACGGTTGGTACCTCGCTCCTGGCTTCCGTGCAGGGACCGCTCAGCTCTATGTGACCGCCGGGCGCAGGGCCCTGGTCGCGGAGCTCCACCTCCTTGCGGGTGAACGCCCGTGGGCGCCCGCAGGGGCCACGCTGCAACCTGTGTCGGCTGGAACGCTGGAACGCTGGAACGCACGAGTGGTGCGGCTATTGGGAACAGACGTGATCACGCCCGGTGGCCGAGCCCTCCTCGTGGTGGAGTTTGAGGTGCCCGTGGGTGGCTTGGCGCAGGAGTACCGGATGACGGTGCGGGAACAAGAGGGGCTGCGGGCGTTCGTGCTTCGGGTTCGCGAGAGCCCGCCTGGGCGCAGGGGGGAAGCCAGAGGAGGCAGGCCATGA